A single window of Kitasatospora sp. HUAS MG31 DNA harbors:
- a CDS encoding cation:dicarboxylate symporter family transporter, which produces MTSAGAVRTRRADRTHYLYLAVIAAVLAGIAVGLVAPEFAVELKPVGTGFVNLIKMMISPVIFCTIVLGVGSVTKAAKVGRVGGLALGYFLLMSTVALGIGLVVGNLLEPGSGLHLTSALAKSGQAQATAGHAQNTTEFLLGIIPTTLFSALTEGKVLQTLLVALLAGFALQAMGATGAPVLRGIEHLQRLVFRIMSMIMWLAPVGAFGAIAAVVGATGVAALKSLAVIMIGFYLTCVLFVVLVLGGLLRLVAGVNVFKLLRYLGREFLLILSTSSSESALPRLIAKMEHLGVSRPVVGITVPTGYSFNLDGTAIYLTMASIFISEALDKPMSLGQQLSLLLFMVIASKGAAGVTGAGLATLAGGLQSHRPELVDGVGLIVGIDRFMSEARALTNFAGNAVATVLIGHWTKELDRGRLTEVLAGRLPFDETTLVDDGHPATPVPSQPATPDLEKTAS; this is translated from the coding sequence ATGACGAGCGCTGGAGCAGTCCGGACCAGACGTGCCGACCGCACCCACTACCTCTACCTGGCGGTGATCGCCGCGGTGCTCGCGGGCATCGCGGTCGGCCTGGTGGCACCGGAGTTCGCGGTGGAGCTGAAGCCGGTGGGCACCGGCTTCGTCAACCTGATCAAGATGATGATCAGCCCGGTGATCTTCTGCACCATCGTGCTGGGGGTCGGCTCGGTCACCAAGGCGGCCAAGGTGGGCCGGGTCGGCGGGCTGGCACTCGGCTACTTCCTGCTGATGTCCACGGTGGCCCTCGGCATCGGCCTGGTGGTGGGCAACCTGCTGGAGCCGGGCTCCGGGCTGCACCTGACCAGCGCGCTGGCCAAGTCGGGCCAGGCCCAGGCCACGGCCGGGCACGCCCAGAACACCACGGAGTTCCTGCTCGGGATCATCCCGACCACGCTGTTCTCGGCACTGACCGAGGGCAAGGTGCTGCAGACCCTGCTGGTGGCCCTGCTGGCCGGGTTCGCGCTGCAGGCGATGGGCGCGACCGGCGCTCCGGTGCTCCGCGGCATCGAGCACCTGCAGCGGCTGGTGTTCCGGATCATGTCGATGATCATGTGGCTGGCCCCTGTCGGCGCGTTCGGCGCGATCGCCGCCGTGGTCGGCGCCACCGGGGTCGCGGCGCTGAAGAGCCTCGCGGTCATCATGATCGGCTTCTACCTGACCTGCGTGCTGTTCGTGGTGCTGGTGCTGGGCGGGCTGCTGCGGCTGGTCGCCGGGGTCAACGTGTTCAAGCTGCTGCGCTACCTCGGCCGGGAGTTCCTGCTGATCCTCTCCACCTCCTCCTCGGAGAGCGCGCTGCCCCGCCTGATCGCCAAGATGGAGCACCTGGGAGTGAGCCGCCCGGTGGTCGGCATCACCGTCCCGACCGGCTACAGCTTCAACCTGGACGGCACCGCGATCTACCTGACGATGGCCTCGATCTTCATCTCCGAGGCGCTGGACAAGCCGATGTCGCTGGGGCAGCAGCTCTCCCTGCTGCTCTTCATGGTGATCGCCAGCAAGGGCGCGGCCGGGGTCACCGGCGCGGGCCTGGCCACCCTGGCCGGCGGCCTGCAGTCGCACCGGCCGGAGCTGGTGGACGGCGTCGGCCTGATCGTCGGCATCGACCGGTTCATGTCCGAGGCCCGGGCGCTCACCAACTTCGCCGGCAACGCCGTGGCCACCGTGCTGATCGGCCACTGGACGAAGGAGCTGGACCGCGGCCGGCTGACCGAGGTGCTGGCCGGCCGGCTCCCGTTCGACGAGACCACCCTGGTCGACGACGGGCACCCGGCCACCCCGGTCCCGTCCCAGCCGGCCACCCCCGACCTGGAGAAGACCGCCTCCTGA
- a CDS encoding sensor histidine kinase, with protein MAAPHPTRPPRRRLRSLAGQLFAVQIVIVAAVVAGGTVLAYLFTADRAEQAALRQVTAAAWAVADAPTVREAAATADPPAVLQPYAERVRQDSGVDFVTVMDTHGTRWAHRDPAKIGRPFLGHIDQALAGGTVTETYTGTLGPSVRVVVPVRDGQRVVALVSAGITVDAISSQLRGPLLALTGVAGGALALGGLGTYLANARLRRHTHGMGAAELSHLYDYHQATLHSVREGLVLLDRDHRVVLCNDAARELLALQGPLDGVPVAELGLPGSLERALLDTGPVRDQIHLTAERVVVLNTSAVDPGLGTVVTLRDHTELQALTGELDSVRGFAEALSAQAHEAANRLHAVVSLIELGRHREAVEFATAELALAQQLTDRVVDAVGEPVLAALLLGKAAQAAERGVDLVMTGDSRIDDGVLPPELPARDLVTLLGNLIDNAVDAAIENAAARAPEVTVTARADHGELLLRVADSGAGIDPAAAEEVFRRGWTTKQNGHGLGLALVAQTARRNGGTVELGGVGAVASAGGAGDAEGVGGAVLTVRLPLGVREAVR; from the coding sequence ATGGCCGCCCCGCACCCCACCCGCCCGCCGCGCCGCCGCCTGCGCAGCCTCGCCGGGCAGCTCTTCGCGGTGCAGATCGTGATCGTCGCCGCCGTGGTCGCCGGCGGCACCGTCCTGGCGTACCTGTTCACCGCCGACCGCGCCGAACAGGCCGCGCTGCGCCAGGTCACCGCCGCCGCCTGGGCGGTCGCCGACGCGCCGACCGTCCGCGAGGCCGCCGCCACCGCCGACCCGCCCGCCGTCCTCCAGCCGTACGCCGAGCGGGTCCGCCAGGACAGCGGCGTGGACTTCGTCACCGTCATGGACACCCACGGCACCCGGTGGGCCCACCGCGACCCGGCCAAGATCGGCCGGCCGTTCCTCGGCCACATCGACCAGGCCCTGGCCGGCGGCACCGTCACCGAGACCTACACCGGCACCCTCGGCCCCTCCGTCCGGGTGGTCGTCCCGGTCCGCGACGGCCAGCGGGTCGTCGCCCTGGTCTCGGCCGGCATCACCGTGGACGCCATCAGCTCCCAGCTGCGCGGACCGCTGCTCGCCCTGACCGGCGTGGCCGGCGGCGCGCTCGCCCTCGGCGGCCTCGGCACCTACCTCGCCAACGCCCGGCTCCGCCGCCACACCCACGGCATGGGCGCCGCCGAACTCAGCCACCTGTACGACTACCACCAGGCCACCCTGCACTCCGTCCGCGAGGGCCTGGTGCTCCTCGACCGCGACCACCGGGTGGTGCTCTGCAACGACGCCGCCCGCGAACTCCTCGCCCTCCAGGGCCCGCTGGACGGCGTCCCGGTGGCCGAACTCGGCCTGCCCGGCTCGCTGGAGCGGGCCCTGCTCGACACCGGCCCGGTCCGCGACCAGATCCACCTCACCGCCGAACGGGTCGTGGTGCTCAACACCTCCGCCGTCGACCCCGGCCTCGGCACCGTGGTCACCCTCCGCGACCACACCGAACTCCAGGCACTCACCGGCGAACTGGACTCCGTCCGCGGCTTCGCCGAGGCACTCAGCGCCCAGGCCCACGAAGCCGCCAACCGGCTGCACGCGGTGGTCTCGCTGATCGAACTCGGCCGCCACCGCGAGGCCGTGGAGTTCGCCACCGCCGAACTCGCCCTCGCCCAGCAGCTCACCGACCGCGTCGTCGACGCCGTCGGCGAACCCGTGCTCGCAGCCCTGCTCCTCGGCAAGGCCGCCCAGGCCGCCGAACGCGGGGTCGACCTGGTGATGACCGGGGACAGCCGGATCGACGACGGCGTCCTGCCCCCCGAACTGCCCGCCCGTGACCTGGTCACCCTGCTCGGCAACCTCATCGACAACGCCGTGGACGCCGCCATCGAGAACGCCGCCGCCCGCGCCCCCGAGGTCACCGTCACCGCCCGCGCCGACCACGGCGAACTGCTGCTCCGGGTCGCCGACAGCGGCGCCGGCATCGACCCCGCCGCCGCGGAGGAGGTCTTCCGGCGCGGCTGGACCACCAAGCAGAACGGCCACGGCCTCGGCCTCGCCCTCGTCGCCCAGACCGCCCGCCGCAACGGCGGGACGGTGGAACTCGGGGGCGTCGGTGCCGTCGCTTCGGCCGGGGGCGCCGGGGATGCCGAGGGCGTGGGGGGTGCCGTGCTGACGGTACGGCTGCCGCTCGGCGTGCGGGAGGCGGTCCGGTGA
- a CDS encoding response regulator: protein MISVLVVEDDPVAAAAHTLYVQRTPGFTAAGTVHTCADALRLLDRTRGAGTPVDLILLDLYLPDGHGLNLCRTLRAAGHGADIIAVTSARDLAMVRQAVSAGVVQYLLKPFSSAALHDRLESYARYRRSLARAGDATGQDEVDQAFAILRTSERSSLPKGLSAPTLEAVAGVLRDAAGGISAAAAGAAAGVSRITARRYLEHLVDTGLAAREPQYGQVGRPELSYRWRKGAPPA, encoded by the coding sequence GTGATCTCCGTGCTGGTGGTCGAGGACGATCCGGTCGCGGCGGCCGCCCACACCCTGTACGTCCAGCGCACCCCCGGGTTCACGGCCGCCGGGACCGTCCACACCTGCGCCGACGCCCTCCGCCTGCTCGACCGCACCCGCGGCGCCGGCACCCCCGTCGACCTGATCCTGCTCGACCTCTACCTGCCGGACGGCCACGGGCTCAACCTCTGCCGCACCCTCCGGGCCGCCGGGCACGGCGCCGACATCATCGCCGTCACCTCCGCCCGCGACCTGGCGATGGTCCGGCAGGCCGTCTCCGCCGGGGTGGTGCAGTACCTGCTGAAGCCGTTCAGCAGCGCCGCCCTGCACGACCGGCTGGAGAGCTACGCCCGCTACCGGCGCAGCCTCGCCCGGGCCGGCGACGCCACCGGGCAGGACGAGGTGGACCAGGCGTTCGCGATCCTGCGGACCTCCGAACGGTCAAGCCTGCCCAAGGGACTGAGCGCGCCGACGCTGGAAGCGGTGGCGGGGGTCCTGCGGGACGCCGCCGGCGGCATCTCCGCCGCCGCTGCCGGCGCGGCGGCAGGCGTCTCCCGCATCACCGCCCGCCGCTACCTCGAACACCTCGTCGACACCGGCCTCGCCGCCCGCGAACCCCAGTACGGACAGGTCGGCCGCCCCGAACTCTCCTACCGCTGGCGCAAGGGCGCGCCGCCCGCCTGA